A single window of Paenibacillus sp. FSL H8-0537 DNA harbors:
- a CDS encoding polysaccharide deacetylase family protein, whose product MKPLFEAVYRVNTKKKLIALTFDIGWGSRVPIPVLDALSANEVKKATFFLSSPWVLKYPRLARKIKTMGYEIGSHGQLHENYTEHSNRWITREVKAAGSAIRRATGVKCRLIRTPNGDMNHRVTNLLGSLGYYTIHWSVDSMDWTNPGVRTIIRNSTLNVKPGDILLLHASDSARQTTKALPFIIQKLRRKGFDFVTVSELLSMRAK is encoded by the coding sequence ATGAAGCCATTATTTGAAGCGGTATATCGTGTCAATACGAAAAAGAAGCTCATAGCTCTGACATTTGATATTGGTTGGGGCAGCAGGGTACCTATACCTGTACTTGATGCACTGTCAGCGAATGAAGTGAAGAAGGCAACCTTTTTTCTATCCAGCCCGTGGGTATTAAAGTACCCCCGTTTAGCCCGGAAAATTAAAACAATGGGTTATGAAATCGGATCGCATGGACAGCTTCATGAGAACTATACAGAGCACAGCAACAGGTGGATCACCCGTGAAGTGAAAGCAGCTGGTTCAGCTATACGTAGAGCTACAGGTGTAAAATGCCGGCTTATCCGTACACCGAATGGAGATATGAATCACCGTGTTACAAATCTGCTTGGATCACTAGGATACTATACGATCCACTGGAGTGTGGACTCCATGGATTGGACGAATCCGGGAGTTCGCACGATAATCCGGAATTCTACCTTAAATGTAAAACCCGGTGACATTCTTCTGCTTCATGCAAGCGATTCGGCTAGGCAGACAACTAAGGCGCTTCCCTTTATCATCCAAAAGCTGCGAAGAAAAGGATTCGATTTTGTGACCGTATCGGAATTATTGAGCATGAGAGCTAAGTAA
- a CDS encoding polysaccharide deacetylase family protein — protein sequence MSTDRVLSRIPMNKKVIALTFDIANGRAVPLRMLSVLRRNGIRKATFFLTGIWAGLNPDIARQIRQKGYEIASHGYRHQDYRKHTNSWIEQEVKTAKKIILQTTGENTNLFRTPGGDMNERVIYKLKSMNQTIVHWDVDSLDWKLKDISKIVKRVVPHARAGSIILLHACDPWTQSLASVPIIVRRLRQKGYSFVTVTELLHGKKRRRKSGANR from the coding sequence ATGAGTACAGACCGGGTTCTGAGCCGCATTCCAATGAATAAAAAGGTCATTGCTTTAACATTTGATATTGCCAATGGTCGTGCAGTGCCGCTGCGAATGCTGTCCGTCCTTCGAAGAAACGGTATAAGGAAAGCGACATTTTTTCTTACGGGCATATGGGCTGGATTAAATCCCGATATTGCCAGGCAGATTCGTCAAAAGGGATACGAGATTGCTTCTCATGGATACCGGCATCAGGATTACAGGAAGCATACGAATTCATGGATTGAGCAGGAAGTGAAAACAGCCAAGAAAATCATTCTTCAAACCACAGGTGAAAACACTAATTTGTTTCGTACACCAGGTGGTGACATGAATGAGCGTGTCATCTACAAGCTAAAATCCATGAATCAGACTATTGTTCACTGGGATGTGGATTCTCTGGATTGGAAGCTGAAGGATATTAGCAAAATTGTGAAGCGGGTTGTGCCGCATGCACGTGCCGGCTCCATTATTTTGCTGCATGCATGCGACCCGTGGACCCAAAGCCTGGCGTCTGTACCAATAATCGTAAGGAGACTGCGTCAAAAAGGCTACAGCTTTGTAACGGTAACCGAGCTGCTGCATGGAAAGAAACGCCGCAGAAAATCAGGAGCGAACCGTTGA
- the corA gene encoding magnesium/cobalt transporter CorA yields the protein MLRTIAVTNDLKVITDISITDLTNSNIKWFWVDFNSPTEEETKLLETFFHFHPLAIEDCLHFLQRPKLDHYDADHFFVLHSIDQKTLQAEEIDLFIGINFVVSFHLSNCREVDEAWSRIIEHKSLSEKGHIFVAYSIMDKLVDNYFPTLYQIEDQLNEIEDNVKNESVEKLMDTIFDIRSDLLKLRKTVLPMRELLYRVINSEKIDGIKEQVVYFTDIYDHLLKLSEMIESNREMTADMRDSYISINANRMNKIMKTLTVMTSIFIPLTFIASIYGMNFEYMPELTWRWGYFGVLWVLLGVGSIMIFWLWRKGWFK from the coding sequence GTGCTTCGAACAATTGCTGTAACCAATGACTTGAAAGTGATAACGGATATTTCCATAACTGACCTTACTAATTCAAACATTAAATGGTTTTGGGTTGATTTTAATTCTCCAACAGAAGAAGAAACAAAGCTTTTGGAAACTTTTTTCCATTTTCACCCCTTAGCAATTGAAGATTGTCTGCACTTTTTACAGCGTCCAAAATTAGACCATTATGATGCTGACCACTTTTTTGTACTGCACTCAATTGACCAAAAAACTTTGCAAGCTGAAGAAATTGATTTGTTTATAGGCATAAACTTCGTGGTTTCATTCCATTTATCCAATTGCAGAGAGGTAGATGAAGCATGGAGCCGCATAATTGAACATAAAAGTTTATCCGAGAAAGGTCATATTTTTGTTGCTTATTCAATCATGGATAAATTGGTTGACAATTACTTTCCAACTTTGTATCAAATAGAAGACCAATTAAATGAAATTGAAGACAATGTTAAAAATGAAAGCGTTGAAAAATTAATGGATACCATTTTCGATATCCGCTCTGATTTGCTCAAACTCAGAAAAACCGTTTTACCTATGAGGGAGCTTCTTTACCGAGTAATTAATTCTGAGAAAATTGATGGAATAAAAGAACAAGTCGTTTACTTTACCGATATTTACGACCATTTGCTGAAGCTTTCCGAAATGATTGAATCTAATCGAGAAATGACCGCAGATATGAGGGACAGCTATATTTCAATAAATGCAAACAGAATGAATAAGATAATGAAGACACTAACCGTTATGACATCCATATTTATTCCCTTAACCTTCATTGCGAGCATTTATGGAATGAATTTTGAGTATATGCCAGAACTTACTTGGCGTTGGGGTTATTTTGGGGTCTTATGGGTTTTGTTGGGAGTTGGGTCTATCATGATTTTCTGGTTATGGCGCAAGGGCTGGTTTAAATAG
- a CDS encoding PLP-dependent aminotransferase family protein, whose translation MIDLTVLLNRESGEALYSQLYQYIKQEILRGKLAAETRLPSIRSLAAHLHISRNTVDLAYQQLLAEGYVQSRPRSGLYVIDLELESLPLSHQINKMGLKNRAQVSSAIRYDFRYGDVDAAHFPFATWRKLSNLSLHHDQQDLCSYGDPLGEPGLREEIATYLHGSRGVNCTPEQIMIGAGVQYLLGVLSRLIGGASNDNSNGMAMEEPGYDGVRTIFAHHGFHIHPIPLETDGLNIQKLYESKSRIVYMTPSHQFPYGMVMPLPKRMQLLKWAADQNGIIIEDDYDSEFRYVSKPIPSLQSLDTHHRTVYLGTFSKCLLPSLRIAYMVLPQELIELHGEQNYPLYDQTVSRFHQKTLELFMKNGHWEAHIRRMRHVYREKQFTLISTLQQVMGAQVTIIGQDAGLHILLRVHNGMDEHQLIATAEEEGVSVYPVSPFWAERADAEKSMVQIGFGGLSKEDIIEGVHALYHAWFGST comes from the coding sequence ATGATCGATTTGACGGTATTGTTGAACAGAGAGTCTGGAGAGGCGTTATACTCCCAGCTTTATCAATATATTAAGCAAGAAATTTTGAGAGGAAAGCTGGCCGCTGAGACACGGCTGCCTTCTATTCGGTCGCTGGCTGCCCACCTCCATATTAGCCGCAATACGGTGGATTTGGCCTATCAGCAGCTGTTAGCCGAAGGTTATGTTCAAAGCAGGCCAAGGAGCGGCTTATACGTTATTGATCTGGAGCTGGAGTCGTTGCCTTTGTCGCATCAAATAAATAAGATGGGGTTGAAAAATAGGGCACAGGTTAGCTCGGCGATCCGATATGATTTTCGCTATGGCGATGTTGATGCTGCGCATTTTCCGTTTGCCACTTGGCGAAAGCTATCCAATCTAAGCTTGCACCATGATCAACAGGACTTGTGTTCATATGGCGATCCGCTTGGAGAACCTGGGCTTCGAGAAGAAATCGCCACATATTTGCACGGCTCCAGGGGAGTCAATTGCACACCTGAGCAAATTATGATTGGAGCTGGTGTGCAGTATCTGCTTGGCGTGCTATCCCGCTTAATAGGTGGGGCAAGCAACGACAACAGCAACGGCATGGCAATGGAAGAGCCGGGATATGACGGAGTGAGGACGATTTTTGCGCATCATGGTTTTCACATCCACCCTATTCCGCTAGAAACGGATGGGCTGAATATACAGAAGCTTTATGAAAGCAAATCCCGCATCGTGTACATGACGCCGTCCCACCAGTTCCCCTATGGAATGGTCATGCCGCTCCCCAAAAGAATGCAATTGCTGAAATGGGCAGCCGACCAGAATGGGATTATCATCGAGGACGATTACGATAGCGAATTCAGATATGTCAGCAAACCCATACCGTCCCTGCAGAGCCTCGATACCCATCATCGCACGGTTTACCTGGGGACTTTTTCAAAATGCCTGCTCCCTTCCCTGCGCATCGCCTACATGGTACTGCCTCAGGAGCTAATAGAGCTGCACGGTGAGCAAAACTACCCATTGTATGACCAAACGGTATCACGTTTTCACCAGAAAACGTTGGAGCTGTTTATGAAAAATGGACATTGGGAAGCCCACATTCGCCGGATGCGCCATGTATACCGAGAGAAGCAATTCACGCTGATTTCAACGCTTCAGCAAGTAATGGGCGCTCAAGTAACCATAATCGGCCAGGATGCCGGACTTCATATTTTATTGCGTGTACATAATGGAATGGATGAACATCAGTTGATTGCTACTGCGGAGGAGGAAGGCGTCAGCGTCTACCCTGTATCTCCCTTTTGGGCAGAGCGGGCTGATGCAGAGAAATCCATGGTGCAGATCGGATTCGGCGGTTTGAGCAAGGAGGATATTATAGAGGGAGTTCATGCGCTATACCATGCTTGGTTTGGTTCGACATGA
- a CDS encoding glycosyltransferase, producing the protein MWIYGLPKGFQKLGHKVKTCAPGQGAARLIKQFKPELIFAMGWTPANNTPRKQRLIAKLVRMSGAPFVYWSTEDPGYSDIFSLPLIRRTHPDFVFSIHRSTVQRFKKLSLHAAHLDFGSDPDTHRRSKSVRRYKGNAALVANGYTRLYREKPGHYRFKSLRRLVNPFLDAGLKVDLYGRDWKKMKSLFKTAIPAKRVHGYLPYKEAVKVYSSVDFVIGPQNAEDRLTQRTYEILASGGLLITDDTPEVRRWFRPGKELLVSSSEKETRHLIAKYQRSPQKCEQIRQHAVRAAAKHSYKKRAAYVLDILKKKELLSSHAQ; encoded by the coding sequence ATGTGGATTTACGGTTTGCCAAAAGGCTTCCAAAAATTGGGGCACAAGGTCAAAACATGCGCTCCAGGCCAGGGAGCCGCGCGCTTGATTAAACAATTTAAACCGGAGCTTATTTTTGCAATGGGCTGGACCCCTGCTAACAATACTCCCCGTAAGCAGCGGCTCATTGCCAAGCTGGTTCGAATGTCGGGTGCCCCTTTCGTCTACTGGTCCACAGAAGACCCTGGCTATTCAGATATATTTTCTCTCCCGTTAATTCGCCGAACACATCCTGATTTTGTTTTTTCCATCCATCGATCAACCGTTCAACGCTTCAAAAAGCTGTCTCTTCATGCCGCACATTTGGACTTCGGGAGTGATCCGGATACTCACCGCAGAAGTAAGAGTGTTAGGCGGTATAAAGGAAATGCTGCTCTTGTAGCCAATGGATACACGAGGCTATACCGCGAGAAACCCGGCCATTATCGTTTCAAGTCCCTAAGGCGGCTGGTTAATCCTTTCTTGGATGCCGGGTTGAAAGTGGATTTGTATGGCCGGGATTGGAAGAAAATGAAGAGCTTATTCAAAACAGCGATACCAGCCAAACGCGTTCATGGTTATCTGCCCTACAAAGAAGCCGTTAAGGTATACAGCTCTGTTGATTTTGTTATCGGCCCTCAAAATGCAGAGGATAGACTTACTCAAAGAACCTATGAAATTCTCGCATCAGGTGGCCTGCTGATTACAGATGACACACCTGAAGTACGCAGGTGGTTCCGTCCAGGCAAAGAACTGCTCGTTTCTTCTTCAGAGAAGGAGACCAGGCACCTGATTGCGAAATATCAACGCTCCCCGCAAAAATGTGAACAAATACGGCAGCATGCAGTGCGTGCAGCAGCCAAGCATTCCTATAAGAAAAGAGCGGCCTATGTGCTTGACATTTTGAAAAAAAAGGAGTTACTTAGCTCTCATGCTCAATAA
- a CDS encoding LacI family DNA-binding transcriptional regulator, giving the protein MGKEKDQTTTRAVTLKDIAEQTGFTVNTVSRALKNKEDISATTIELIQLKAQELGYIGNALASSLRSGMTKTIAVIVADVSNPHFSIAVKEIEKAARKQEYTTFILNSYEDQEVEKNAIFSALSKNVDGIIICPAQGSDNNMEILQRLGIPFVLLGRHLGNDTMDYVVSNDAKGGYLATQHLLELGHKEILFLNAHHSISSARERLIGYKRALEEYGISVRSDLIREVSTISGGSRDELHEVIKSKLQFTAIFAFNDMMAWESVFFLNKCNIKVPENISIVGFDNIQSRMYIPFPLTSISNSKGKTSRKAFEILIKRMNKQNTELHYHEIADAKLIIRGSTKSLLE; this is encoded by the coding sequence ATGGGCAAAGAAAAGGATCAAACAACCACTAGAGCCGTTACTTTAAAGGATATCGCCGAGCAGACTGGATTTACGGTCAATACCGTTTCTCGTGCGCTTAAGAATAAAGAAGATATTTCCGCGACAACAATTGAACTCATCCAACTAAAAGCACAGGAGCTCGGCTATATCGGTAATGCATTGGCTAGCTCTCTTCGTTCGGGAATGACGAAGACCATTGCAGTGATCGTGGCTGATGTATCGAATCCCCATTTCTCTATAGCTGTGAAAGAAATTGAGAAGGCAGCAAGGAAGCAAGAATATACCACATTCATCTTAAACTCCTATGAGGATCAAGAAGTAGAGAAAAATGCGATATTTTCGGCTTTGTCCAAGAACGTCGATGGTATCATTATTTGTCCCGCTCAAGGCAGCGACAACAATATGGAAATACTTCAACGCTTAGGAATCCCGTTTGTGCTTCTCGGTCGACACTTGGGAAATGACACGATGGATTATGTTGTTAGCAATGATGCAAAGGGTGGTTATTTAGCTACGCAGCACCTATTAGAGCTTGGACACAAAGAGATCTTATTCCTTAATGCCCATCATTCGATTTCCAGTGCTCGTGAGCGACTTATTGGTTACAAACGAGCTTTGGAGGAATATGGAATATCCGTAAGATCGGATCTGATTCGTGAAGTATCTACGATCTCGGGAGGCTCTAGAGATGAGCTCCATGAAGTGATCAAATCGAAGCTGCAGTTTACGGCCATATTCGCCTTCAACGATATGATGGCGTGGGAATCCGTCTTTTTCTTAAACAAATGTAATATTAAGGTACCCGAAAACATTAGCATTGTGGGCTTTGATAACATTCAATCACGGATGTATATTCCCTTTCCGTTGACGAGTATAAGCAACTCCAAAGGTAAAACTTCTCGTAAAGCCTTTGAAATATTAATAAAACGAATGAATAAGCAAAATACAGAACTTCACTATCACGAAATCGCTGATGCAAAGCTAATTATCCGTGGTAGTACAAAATCGCTTCTGGAATAA
- a CDS encoding polysaccharide deacetylase family protein, with protein MKSSAYKKKDKVKVAYLTFDDGPSKNTDQILKILKQHQIKGTFFVLANKSPFGIRMYRKMVRSGHSIGNHTYSHDYSKIYKSKKDFFADFYRMERFLHRIIGNKPRLFRFPGGSNNRLGYAIGGPKTMMSIKTALRSRKYRYFDWTIDSQDSSSPSPASGQIIRNILHESRLKRNCIILFHDFSDASLAALPAVIRGLKNQGFCFDVLSKSSYNYQIAEGQ; from the coding sequence GTGAAATCTTCTGCATATAAAAAAAAGGATAAGGTCAAGGTGGCTTACTTAACCTTTGATGATGGTCCTTCCAAGAACACGGATCAAATATTGAAGATATTGAAACAGCACCAGATCAAAGGAACTTTTTTTGTGCTGGCCAATAAGAGCCCCTTCGGTATCCGGATGTACAGGAAAATGGTGAGGTCCGGCCACAGTATAGGAAACCACACCTATTCACATGACTATTCCAAAATTTATAAAAGTAAGAAAGACTTTTTCGCCGATTTTTATCGAATGGAACGCTTTCTTCACCGTATTATTGGAAATAAACCTCGATTGTTCCGGTTCCCCGGCGGCTCTAATAACCGTTTGGGCTATGCCATAGGTGGCCCAAAGACCATGATGTCTATTAAAACCGCACTTCGTTCAAGAAAGTACCGTTATTTCGACTGGACAATTGATTCCCAAGACTCTTCGTCTCCTTCTCCTGCTTCGGGGCAAATAATCCGAAATATACTTCATGAGAGCAGACTGAAACGGAATTGTATTATCCTGTTTCACGATTTTTCTGATGCGAGCTTAGCTGCTTTGCCTGCAGTTATCCGGGGGTTAAAGAATCAAGGCTTTTGCTTTGATGTGCTCTCAAAAAGCTCCTACAATTACCAAATCGCGGAGGGTCAATAA
- a CDS encoding glycosyltransferase family A protein, with product MKTAAKSKRANQSDAVSIITCTNRPEHFKRLMANYKRQRYKSKELIVVLNKDSMNLKNYLRKYKQRKDILLYQLPEKKSLGYCLNYAIIKANHAYISRFDDDDYYSPFYLNTMMHALRKSKTDIVGKRACLIYLESSSRLLLRHPKEQNRYVEQIAGATLLCSKKIFNKVRFRPVSLGETVGFLRRCKRKGYNVYSTDCFHYVTRRRAQKDSHTWKISDRKLISQSKQITACGSRYRRYATNKKPGINLRGAKTCAGSLSQLRRRRIGFKSHF from the coding sequence TTGAAGACAGCAGCCAAATCAAAGCGGGCCAATCAATCTGACGCTGTAAGTATTATTACCTGTACGAATCGTCCGGAGCATTTTAAACGACTAATGGCCAATTATAAGCGGCAGCGGTATAAATCCAAAGAGCTGATTGTAGTTCTGAACAAGGACTCCATGAATTTGAAGAACTATTTAAGAAAATACAAACAGCGTAAGGACATCCTCCTTTACCAGCTTCCTGAAAAAAAATCACTCGGATATTGTCTGAATTATGCGATAATCAAAGCTAACCATGCATATATTTCCAGATTTGATGATGACGACTATTATTCCCCGTTTTACTTGAACACTATGATGCATGCATTAAGGAAGTCCAAAACAGATATTGTAGGAAAAAGAGCTTGTCTTATCTATCTTGAATCCAGCTCCCGGCTGCTCCTGCGTCATCCGAAGGAACAGAACAGATATGTGGAGCAAATTGCGGGTGCCACATTGCTGTGCAGCAAAAAGATTTTTAATAAGGTCCGGTTTAGACCTGTATCACTAGGGGAGACCGTTGGATTTTTAAGGCGCTGCAAGCGTAAAGGCTACAATGTTTATTCAACAGACTGCTTTCATTACGTAACCAGACGCCGGGCGCAGAAAGACAGCCATACATGGAAAATCAGTGACCGCAAGTTAATTAGCCAGAGCAAACAGATAACCGCTTGCGGCTCCCGCTACCGGCGTTATGCCACTAATAAAAAGCCGGGCATAAACTTAAGAGGAGCGAAAACATGCGCAGGCTCATTATCGCAGTTAAGAAGGAGAAGGATTGGATTCAAGTCGCATTTTTGA
- a CDS encoding glycosyltransferase, which yields MKILFLERGKLWSYGLPDGLRDLGHQVRASGPVHKRTLIRQLSSFKPDLLVSVGWGPDHTTTKQRLVRSLATQYKIPLVYWSTEDPNFTEVFTLPLLRRMKPDYTFSISAKTAKRFHKIGYPAAHLEYAFHPKVHYRTKAKKQYQADIVVVANAYPDVLRKYPKLYRNKSIRILVRPLLRNGYRIDFYGRNWSRMKPFLGYSIPKKSIKGSIPYKAANKVFSSAKIVLGLQNYTDMLTQRTYETLGSEGFFLTNDTPAVRKILKPGRDVAVSSSPKETLRKVRFYLDNASEREKIRRNGRRAIAMYNYTTRARFMLSTLRRRGLIP from the coding sequence TTGAAAATATTGTTTTTGGAACGAGGAAAGCTTTGGTCATACGGGCTGCCTGACGGTTTAAGAGACCTCGGACACCAGGTGCGGGCATCGGGCCCTGTGCATAAACGCACGCTTATCCGTCAGTTGTCGTCTTTTAAACCTGATCTGCTTGTATCCGTAGGCTGGGGGCCTGATCATACCACGACCAAGCAGCGCTTAGTGAGAAGCCTTGCTACCCAATATAAAATTCCACTTGTCTATTGGTCCACAGAAGATCCTAACTTTACAGAGGTCTTCACCCTTCCGCTGCTTAGGCGCATGAAACCGGACTACACCTTTTCCATTTCGGCAAAAACGGCCAAGCGATTCCACAAGATCGGCTATCCTGCTGCACACCTGGAGTATGCCTTTCATCCCAAAGTACACTACAGAACCAAAGCGAAAAAGCAATATCAAGCGGATATTGTCGTTGTTGCCAATGCCTACCCTGATGTTTTGCGTAAATATCCGAAGCTTTACCGCAATAAATCGATTCGTATTCTGGTGCGTCCATTGTTAAGGAACGGTTACCGAATTGACTTTTACGGACGGAATTGGTCCCGTATGAAGCCCTTTCTTGGATATTCGATTCCTAAGAAATCAATAAAAGGTTCTATTCCATATAAAGCTGCGAATAAAGTGTTCAGCTCGGCCAAAATTGTTCTGGGATTGCAAAACTATACGGATATGTTGACGCAGAGAACCTACGAAACGCTTGGTTCAGAAGGCTTTTTCCTGACGAATGATACACCTGCTGTCAGAAAAATTTTGAAACCGGGACGTGACGTGGCAGTCAGTTCGAGCCCGAAAGAGACTTTAAGGAAGGTTCGTTTCTATTTGGATAATGCAAGCGAAAGGGAGAAAATCAGGAGAAACGGACGGCGGGCCATTGCCATGTATAATTACACCACACGCGCCCGGTTCATGTTGTCCACCTTAAGGAGGAGGGGATTGATCCCGTGA
- a CDS encoding glycosyltransferase, with amino-acid sequence MKVLFLESHPMWIHGLPNGFRDAGHTVKVSGPLTRNKLPRLLRQFKPDLIISMGWTNEHSGHKQQLIKRFVGSTAIPHIYWATEDPTHHDSFSLPYVRTVKPDFVFTICRSMIKEYKKIGIKAAHMDFGYHRKVHREGKIVKHLRSNIGVVANGYSRILKIYPQHFRLKSLDHLIRPLVKDGTRVDFWGRQWDEMTPILGARIPRSWIHGYLPYSDAHKVYNSAKILIGPQNQLSQVTQRTYEILGSGGFLITSDTPEIRRLFKPGRDLVVSRSAQQTRKLVRYFMKHPKDRERIRKRGRRTVLKHNYKRRAQYMIQQLKKYKIL; translated from the coding sequence ATGAAAGTATTGTTTCTAGAAAGCCATCCGATGTGGATTCATGGTCTTCCCAATGGGTTTCGGGACGCAGGACATACTGTGAAAGTTTCGGGACCACTGACTAGAAATAAGCTTCCCCGTCTGCTCAGGCAGTTCAAGCCTGATCTGATTATTAGCATGGGCTGGACCAATGAACACAGTGGTCATAAACAACAGTTGATTAAAAGATTTGTCGGTTCAACAGCTATTCCACATATTTACTGGGCGACTGAAGATCCCACACATCACGATTCCTTTTCTCTTCCCTATGTCCGTACAGTCAAGCCTGATTTTGTCTTTACCATTTGCCGCTCTATGATTAAGGAATATAAGAAAATAGGAATTAAGGCAGCCCATATGGATTTTGGTTATCACCGCAAAGTACACCGTGAAGGTAAAATCGTCAAGCATCTCAGAAGTAATATAGGGGTAGTTGCCAACGGATATTCCCGCATATTAAAGATCTATCCCCAACATTTCCGTCTCAAATCACTTGACCATCTCATTCGTCCTTTAGTGAAGGACGGCACCCGGGTTGATTTTTGGGGAAGGCAGTGGGATGAAATGACGCCTATTCTCGGAGCACGTATTCCACGCAGCTGGATACATGGCTATTTGCCCTACTCTGACGCCCACAAAGTATATAATTCCGCCAAAATTTTAATTGGCCCTCAGAACCAATTATCCCAGGTCACTCAAAGAACCTATGAAATTCTCGGTTCAGGCGGCTTCCTTATTACCAGTGATACCCCTGAAATCCGCCGTTTGTTCAAACCGGGGAGGGATCTTGTTGTCTCCCGCTCCGCGCAGCAAACGCGAAAGCTTGTCCGATACTTTATGAAGCATCCGAAAGATCGTGAACGTATTCGCAAGCGAGGCAGGCGCACCGTTTTGAAGCATAATTATAAACGTCGCGCCCAGTATATGATTCAACAGCTGAAAAAATACAAAATCCTTTGA
- a CDS encoding LLM class oxidoreductase → MNKQIGSNEIGSKEKIDTGHESALAMKAFNDHPGFRRMFAPDKLTIGLFLPLKFYTGQMDVLQGQADLVEKMDQSNFAAVWVRDVPLFDPGFRDAGQVFDPFVYLAYLAARTKNISLVTGSAVFTLRHPIDLAKAAASIDVLSGGRLVLGIASGDRAAEFPAYGLDADHRDGRFRETVQFFRELIHQRSPEIQSSLGRMEGLELLPKPIAGGIPLIVTGSSRQSLDWIAEHSDGWLTYPEATANEAGPRMLGRKINAWREKIPGGIFKPHMTNEWIDLVEDVDYPRTPLRGGYILRTGRAGLIQLLEEWQAMGVNHAALGIQFSSRPPAEVIQELAEEVLPLFPTHAGPKPLFTGW, encoded by the coding sequence TTGAACAAACAAATAGGCTCCAATGAAATAGGCTCCAAAGAAAAAATAGATACAGGCCACGAGTCAGCCTTGGCGATGAAGGCCTTTAATGACCACCCGGGTTTCCGCCGGATGTTTGCCCCAGACAAATTGACAATCGGATTATTTTTGCCGCTTAAATTTTATACAGGTCAGATGGATGTTTTACAGGGCCAAGCTGATCTAGTTGAAAAGATGGATCAAAGCAATTTTGCTGCCGTCTGGGTACGGGATGTCCCGCTATTTGACCCCGGCTTCCGGGATGCAGGGCAAGTATTCGATCCATTCGTTTATCTGGCCTATCTTGCTGCAAGGACAAAAAACATATCCTTGGTAACAGGAAGCGCGGTCTTCACGCTTCGCCATCCCATTGATTTGGCCAAGGCGGCCGCATCCATAGATGTGCTTTCTGGCGGGCGGCTTGTGTTAGGGATTGCTTCCGGAGACCGTGCCGCTGAGTTTCCAGCTTATGGACTAGATGCGGATCATCGAGATGGACGTTTCCGGGAGACGGTACAGTTTTTTCGTGAGCTGATCCATCAGAGAAGTCCTGAAATCCAATCTTCGCTTGGTAGAATGGAGGGGCTTGAATTGCTCCCTAAGCCTATCGCTGGCGGTATTCCACTTATCGTGACGGGTTCAAGCAGGCAGTCTCTTGATTGGATTGCGGAGCACAGCGACGGCTGGCTCACTTATCCCGAAGCGACGGCAAATGAGGCAGGTCCACGAATGCTCGGCCGTAAGATCAATGCTTGGCGGGAAAAAATCCCCGGCGGCATATTCAAGCCGCATATGACCAACGAATGGATTGATCTTGTGGAAGATGTTGATTATCCTCGAACCCCGCTTCGCGGCGGATACATATTGCGTACAGGGCGTGCAGGCCTGATTCAGCTGTTGGAGGAATGGCAGGCAATGGGGGTCAATCATGCTGCGCTCGGCATCCAATTTTCGAGCCGGCCGCCTGCCGAAGTCATTCAGGAGCTGGCAGAGGAAGTATTGCCGCTTTTCCCTACGCATGCTGGGCCGAAGCCGCTGTTTACTGGGTGGTAG